The Raphanus sativus cultivar WK10039 chromosome 6, ASM80110v3, whole genome shotgun sequence sequence CAGCCAAGTAAACCAGTTTATTTGACAAGTTAACTCGAGAGTTATTTTGGCAGAGTTAATATAAGGTTAGCAATAGAGCGATTAATTGCTACAAACGTTGTCAACAAAATCGAATTAGTTGGTGGTGCCAAATGTGTTCCCATCCTCTTCCGGTTTATCCATACTTGGATTACCCCCTATAGGTTGGAGAAGGTAAGTTTTGCCCATGAATTATGTGGTTCatctttaaatatatgaattcaAAATGTCTTACAATGTGTAGATAGGGAATTGATAGTGTGCAAAGAAAGACCCAACATTTTACTTGGAAGACTAACCAATCAAACATTATGACATAAAACATAACAACTACAGTCACTTATGTTTATTTACAGTtgaatcttattttaaaatacaaacaaattaTACATCCTGTTTCGTTATATCAGTACCCATGACGCTCCATTATTACTATTTACATGAACGATTACTATTTTCTATCACTATCGTAAGTAGATAACGGGCTTGAATAAAAACTTACAATATCCATTCTAGCCTTTCATCGCCTTGTAGCACTGGAGGCTGCACAATGGAAGGTTTGATTGTGAATCTCTGTATTTGTATGCGTTCTTACATTCTGGACCCGCACATCTCTCCCGCGGTGGAGGATAGCTAGTTCAATATAACAAGGCTAACAATGTCAGTTAAGTCCAGTTACCAATGAGTCTTTAGCATCAAACCAAAGTGATACTTCAGATTGGAACACAACATTGTATCTAATATTAGTGTGAATAAATCGGTACCTTTGAGGACTAGAGTTGAATATAGATGGTAATCCAAGTTTTTCTGGGAAGGTTACGATGGTTCCCGAAGGACCCATTACCCACTTCACTGTGTCTGATCTACGGGCTATCGAGTCTGCAGCCTTCTCCTGCATGAAACAGAAATCTCACATAAGCTGCTCAAAGTTTCATtcaacagcaaaaaaaaaaaaaatattttgttattttttttataccTTAGCCTTGTCTTCTTGTTGTTTCTTAATCTTATCTTCCTTCTTTTTTCTGCTAGAGTCTTGGCCTAAGATCTTCCTGATTGCCTCAGCCTGCCGATGCAAGAAAGATGATGTAAGTAAAGTTTTGAGTTCATTcaactgaaaatgaaaacatGACCAAACCTCTGACTCTCTAGCTGCTTTTTCGACTTGCAGTTTACGTCTCTGGGCAGCCTCAGCTTTCTTTAGTTGCTGATCAACCTCTAACCCATCTTCTTTCCGCTCTGTAAGTATACAAACAGTCAAACACAATAAAAAAAAGCTTGAAGTCAGAGAACAACAAGATAGAACCTCCACCGGTTCAAACATTGAGCAACTATAGCCCTGTTCATCAAGCTTACTTCTAGGTGGAGCTGGAGGTAAGCCACCAGGAAACTCAATGAGGTTTCCGCTATGTCCAGAACGTCGACGAGTAGTCACAGTAATTTCTGTCTTAAGTTCACTCAGACCTTCTCTTCTTTTAGCTCTCCCGCTCTTATTACCTAGCTCAACCTCTGCATCACTCagaccttcttcttcctcatcaaaTGCTTTTCCTCTCGTCTTATCTTTCTTGCCAACACCAAGCGGGTACTCAACATTTTGTTTCATTACCTTGGACAGCTTTTTATGTTTTCTGTCcctttcttcatcttcatcaacgTCAGCAACAACTTTACCCATTTTCACCTTTCTCAGAAACTGAATCtcttcgtcatcatcatcatcatcaagaccACGTCGTTTAGAAATGCGGTTGCTTTTTCGAACAGGATACGTAATTGTTTTGCTTGAATCCGCCTTGCTTGTGGTGTCCAAGGACGCGTGGGAGGATTTTGCTGAGCACAAACCAATATCAGAAGCACCATCGGATGCAGATATTGCGTTTATAACTTTTGATGAACCACCACCGAGTTTGAGTTTAACCTTCTTGATTGTATTCTTCTCAGCAACACGGTCGCTCGAATCTTTCTTAATAGTAGGGACAAGAAACCCAGTGCTGTGTCCCTGACTACTTCCTTGGAAAGAACCATTCGTTGATCCTTCATCTGACTCCCTCTCTTCCATCCTGTTCTCATTCTGCCAAAAACACAAATTAAACCCAATCTCCAATCATATCAGTTGATGCATGACACAACTCATTCTTATGGCACCGTCAAGGTTGTTACAGTGTAAGAAGTGATTATTCGACATAAATACTAAAACAAGAATGAAAAAGACAACACTTAGCttaaataaaagagatataaAAATTGAAGTTTCAAATTGCAAAAATTTATAAGATGTTGGTTGGTGGTTTCTTACATAGTCAGGGATGGGTGTGGAGGGCAATGATGAAGTATCCTGTAACTGTCTTTCGTTCCAAGGCCGCCGCAACGTAGTGctcctcttcttccttgttgttgttgctgcacTGCTCGTGTTACTGAAACCTCTACCTCCTAGGCTTTCCATTATTATGGTTTTTCTCTTGACTCAGAAACTGAACCTCCACATTCTGAATATTTCCCTAATTCATTCCACATCAGATTATGGAATCAGAATAAAAATGCAAGAGCCAATAAGAGAAGGACATAGCTGCTAGAAGTTAAGCTAATTAAGATTcccaaaaaaactaaattcttatatatttcaGTTCTTCATACTGCACTCAAGAGTTCCATTTCCAACGCTTCTGGATAAGCAATATTGTCTTTTATACAAAACAGAGATGCCAAAACCAATATTAATCATAAGTTAACAGAGAACAATGGACTTATTCCAAGCAATACATTAACAGAGGATTCTCTTGAAAAAGAATGCACACTTTTCAATAGTTCAAAGACATCAGACGAAGCACCTTGACTAAGAGTGTTAAgaatatttgattatatattgaGATGCTAGACCTAGAGAAAGAGATGAGACAGTGTAAGCCTAAGCAAACACGATAATAATCTACAAAGAATCAAACCCCATTCAACGATTTTCTTCAAAAACCTATAGTTGAATTGGCCAGTACACTTAAAAATCAACACAGAGTATAATACCCCAAAAGCTAAGTTTCCGTTTGATTTCAAGTTCTTGTAAagaattgatattttttttacacaCGAAAACAGAGATGATTATGATGATAATGATACTAAATTCATTTCAATCAAAACAATTCACAACAAAGACAGAAGCAAAGAACTCAATTAAAAGAGGTCGATCAAAGCAGTTTTACCTGGTGTGTAGATTCTAAAAggatcaaaataaaataaaattaaggtTTATAGGAATAGGCGAAGAGGACAAGAAAGTTCTTGCTGTCCTCACTCTTCTGCGGCCTGCGGTTATCCCAAGTGCTAGCTAGAAAGGCAGGGCTTAGGATATGCTAAACTACGCCTCTTCCGTTGATTTTAGCGTTAAACTGAGACCTTGTAATCGCCCTGTCGGTCTTTACTTCACTTACCTTTTTTTTGTCTAGGTTCTACCAAATATGTTTTGAGATtaatagatgacaaaaaaaaacgcagattaataaattaattaattttaatatacgtattagctataaaaataaatatatagaaactaaagttaagttttttttaatttttataaaacataaaataataatttgtatatgtatatattttatgttaaaaaatttataaaatacttaactttagtttctatatttgtattatcatttgacatacaaaataacaaaaaagtttagattatttaaataaaattgttacaAATTCAGATTTATGACATCTAACAAAAACTAACaagatttaaaaatttcataaatatttatatatctaatgtgaataataaaattaaactattatatCTAAAACATATTAAACGAGATAGACaaattcaaaaaacaaaaaaaaaggaagaaaaagaagatacaGCGTCGGCATAAGTCTGCGGGTTAGACAACAGTAAAATTGAGAAACCTAACTTCTTAactaaaaattttcaaatacaaaacagattttaaaacataaataaaaactaaaaactataaGTAAGAGTCATCTAGTGGtttaaccagtggttcaaccgatAGTCGGATTCcggggttttagtgattttttacggattttatttggtttttagaTATTGGTTTTTTGATAAAACCCAAACCGTATTTATCTTGGGTAGCGggatttaacataaaatatatacatatacagattaataaattaattaattttaatatacaataatgtattagctataaaaataaatatatagaaactaaaattaagtattttctaatttttataaaacataaaataataatttgtatatgtatatattttatgttaaatttttttataaaatacttaactttagtttctatatttttattatcatttgacatacaaaataacaaaaaagtttagattatttaaacaaaattgttaCAAATTCAGATTTATGACACAAAAAATAAcaagatttaaaatttcatatatattcatatatctaatgtgaataataaaattaaactattatatgtaaaacatattaaacGAGATAGACaaattcaaaaaacaaaaaagggagaaaaagaagatacaGCGTCAGCATAAGTCGGCGGGGTAGACAACAATAAAAGTGAGAAACCTAACTTCTTAactaaaaattttcaaatacaaaacagattttaaaacataaataaaaactaaaaaatataagtaaGAGTCATCTagtggttcaaccagtggttcaaccgatAGTCGGGTTCcggggttttagtgattttttgcggattttatttggtttttagaTATTGATTTTTTGATAAAACCCAAACCGTATTTATCTTGGGTAGCGggatttaacataaaatatatacatatacagattaataaattaattaagtttaatatacaataatgtattagctataaaaataaatatatagaaactaaaattaagtattttctaatttttataaaacataaaataataatttgtatatgtatatattttatgttaaattttttataaaatacttaactttagtttctatatttttattatcatttgacatacaaaataacaaaaaagtttagattatttaaataaaattgttacaAATTCAGATTTATGACACAAAAAATAacaagattttaaaatttcataaatattcatatatctaatgtgaataataaaattaaactattatatgtaaaacatattaaacGAGATAGACaaattcaaaaaacaaaaaagggaaaaaaaaagatacagcGTCAGCATAAGTCGGCGGGGTAGACAACAATAAAAGTGAGAGTCATCTAGTGGTTctaccagtggttcaaccgatAGTCGGGTTCcggggttttagtgattttttgcgggttttatttggtttttaaatattgattttttgatAAAACCCAAATCGTATTTATCTTGGGTCACGGGATTTACCAGTTCAATCGCGGATCCGAGTCaagtttcaaaacactggttcTACCTAAGTTCCAACTTATGGAACATATGTTTGTCTTGATCAATGTTTAAAGTATTGATGATACGATGTCTATTCCATTCATGACAagagtatatttatatatggtTTCATTTTATCGGTATCTATTGTATCTAAACTATACAAAGGAATAAACTTATCCAATGGAACGGAGGTTCTCGAACGCTCAAGCTGGAGCAGAACTATGTGAACAATGGAGAAGGTAGGCCTTTAGTGAATATGTCAGCATATTGCAAGTGCGAAGGAACATGTAGCACTCGTATATGGCCCAACGAAACTTGTTCTCGAACAAAATGGATATCTATCTCAATATGTTTTGTTCGTTGGCGATGAACTGAATTAGAAGAGAGATAGACCGACTAAAATTTATCACAATATACAATGGTTGCCTTGGAGAGAGGACAGCTGAGTTCGAAGAACAAGTTGCGGAGCCAAGTTGTTTCAGCTTAGACACACCGCGATACTCTGTTTCACACTGAACCGAGAGACTGTATTCTGACGCTTAGAGGACCAAGCTATGAGACTGTCACCAAGAAAAACGAAGTAATCCGATGTTGATCATCGCGTGGAGGGGCAACTGGCCCAGTCAGCATCAGAGTATGCAACAAGAACAGTGGTAGAAGACTTGGTAATTTGCAGACCATGCTTGATAGTGCCCTTGATGTACCGGAGGACTTGTTTCAGCGTATTGAGGTGTGGCTCGTTCGGATAATGCATAAACCAGCATACTTGTGGGACAGAATATGATATATCTGGTCGTGAAAATGTTAATAAAGTGCACCCGCCAAGCTACAATAGAGAGAAGGATCAGAAACCGGTGGTCCATCATCATCAGCTAACTTCAACTTGGTATTGACTGGTATGAGGCAAGGAATGCAGTTTGTCATGGCAGCTCGATGGAGAATGTCGGCAACCTAATTTTCTTGATTGAGAAACAGACTAGAATCATTGTAAGTCACTGAGATTTTAAGAAAATGGTGGAGTCGTCCAAGATCAGGTATGACAAATGTGGAGGAGAGAGCTGAGATGAAGACATTGACAAGAGCTGGTGTTGAACCAATAATTATGATGTCGTAGAAGTAAAGAAGAATATATGTCAATTGTTTGCCAATGTTGAACACGAAAGGAGACTAATCAGAGCGACTTTGGCGAAAGCCAAGCTTCTTCGCTGTGGTGGCGAAGCGGGTGTACTAATTGTATGGTGCCTCTTTCAAACCATACAATGAACGTGAACGTTTAAGTAAGAAAACATTACTAGGTTTGTATTTGTCGACGAATCCAGGTGGTTGGTGCATATAGACTGTTTCTGTAAGGTCTCTGAGACGGAAGGCTTTCTTGTCATCGAGTTGTTGCAGGGGGCCAGTCATGAGCTACAGCAAGGTGGAGAACGGCCCGTATCGATGCTGGCTTAATGACCAGGCTGATCGTCTCTTTACAGTCAATCCCGGGTTGCTGTGATTTGCCATTTGCTACCAACTGAGACTTGTATCTTTTTAGTGTTCCATCTGTATTAAACTTATGACGATACAACCACATAGAACGAAGATATGTTAGTTTGTGGTGGGAACCGTGGTACAAGTACCCACGTACCGCCTTAACTATGAGCATCGTGTTTCTCATTCATGGAACCGTTCCAGTTAGGATCTTTTGGCATGCACatgagagaaaagaagaggagagaTAGTATTTGTATGGAGGCAAAGAGGAACTCAGGGTTTTGTGATCATCGTTTTACTCAGAGTGACCATTGGATGATTATTTTGAGTAGTTGGCAGCTGAATAGGAGGGATGCCAGCCGTTTGAGGTGTGAGAGAAGTAGGCGGGATGATTGGTGGTGGTGCCAGAGATGGTGGAACAGAAGGAGAAGCTGGAAACATCGCTGAAGGATGTAAAGCTGTGAAGGGAAAGATGTCCTCGACAAATTTCACATGGCGTGAGATTATGATTTTGCGAGTTGAAATGTCCAGGCACTAATAACCTCGATGATTAGATGGGTAACCTGGAAACACACACGCCACTGAGCGAGGAGCAAGCTCATGAGGAGAAGTAGTGATAGTGTTGGAATAACAAAGGTAGCCAAAAATATGTAAATGAGAGTAAGAAACATTAAGCTTAAACAGCTGAGAGTAAGGAATGAGATTGTTAATAGATGAAGAAAGAAGAACGTTGAGAGTATGTACTCCTTATGTAAAATTTCAACCCAAAACGTGACAGGCATCATTTGTATGAGAAAGGTGCGAACAAGATTGTTTATGGTTCGGAGTTGTTTATGGTTCGAAGCATTCACTTAGCTCGCCCGTTTTTGTGAAGTATGTGGGCATGAGAAGCGAATGATGGTGCCAGTGGCGGCCAAGTGGTCAAGAAAGACGCGACTAGTGTATTCGCCACCATTGTGGCACTGAAGAGTTTTTATTGTTATGCTGAATGGGTAGGAGGTATTTAGCAAATGTATCACTTTTACACTGTAATGgataaacccaaatataataAGACTGGTGATCTAAGaacaacaaataatatttaagtTTTGAGACACTAGACATTGGAGACATCCAAATATTTGAatgtattatttgaaaatgtTCAGTAGCAATAGGTGAAGATGAAATGAAAGGGAGACAAACATTTTTACTAAGATTGCATGTATGACAAGAAGTTGTCACATctgcatttttatttaaaaaactcaAAGAATGTAAAGTACGATTTGTTGAGCTTACGTAGATGACCTAAACGCCTATACCAAAAAAAGCGATACGAAGAAAGAGCAAAAAGAGATTGTAGAGGTGGATAAAGCGTCACTGAGTATTGTGATACGCAGCTGTCATATCGAAAAAGTTTGATCCTGGTTAGAAGATCCTTAACAGTAAAACCAAACGGGTCAAATTTGATAGTACATTTATTTTCAGTGACAAATTTCCGGatataaatgaaatttttaataaaaggaCAGACGAACAAATTTTTTAGGTAGAAGCTTTCtagaaagaaaagagaacatAACATTGTCCTTTTTAGTAACAGGAGCAATAGGTCCATCACCGACTCGGACATAAGGGTTATGCTCATATTTTCATGCAGGATGTTTGCACACTTAACGCTGAGGATGGTCTGGAGCTGTGGTTTGAAAATAATCTGGAGAATGTTATCAGCCAACTCGCTCGTGGGAAAGAATTTAATGAAGCAGAAAACATTTTGGGAATTGAATGAAAAGAGCCAACGAGTCCAGTGCAGATCATGCCAATGGGTTCGAAAGAATTTAATGAAGCAGAAAACATTTTGAGAGTTGAATGGGAAGAGCCAACAAGGATCTTAGTGCGGATCATACTCTAGTGTGGATCATAATACTCTAGTTCGCCATTACAAACTAGAGTATTTACCAAGAACCAGCAGTAGTACACTATATGCTCATGATTGCTAcgtaaagtaataaatataccAAGAATTCTGAGACTCGTTAGTCCAAAGATCTCTGAGAAATATCCATAAATTGTTATTGATCTAACTCCGAAATTTCATGAAATAACAACAGTTGTTGCTAGGAAATCCACTAGAGTACAAAGTAATTTAACATCACACGaaataacataaaaagaaaGCCTTCTTGAAAGATCTCCAGGCAGCATGTGGTTGATTAGGCTTCTTTACCAGGAGCCTTCAGCACCAGCGGTCGGATTGTTGAACGCCTTGAATTCCCAAAATGTCTTCAATGAGTATGGCTGAGAAACCGTCACGCCTTCTTCTGTGATCTTCGCTATCTgcaaaaaaagttaataaaatttcaaacgAGAGCTTTAACCAAAACTTAATAAAGATACAATTCTGAAGCTTACAAAAAGATTGAATAAGTAATGACAAACCTGAAGCTTGTTAATAGCAGATCTGTCACGGTAGAGAAGCACACGCATACATTTCTCAAGGAGCTTGACACCATCTTCAAAGCTTAGATCCGCATGCCACTCATCACGAAGAATAGGCCTGGCGAGATGGTTTCCAAATCCGGTGGCAACATGATTGTCCTCGAAACTGACACCAATCATTGACACCTAGAAGAGAGAGAATCAAAGTGAATAATCAAAAAAGACTAAATGCGAATGGAAAGTCTTGAGACATTATTACCATGCCAAGGTAAGTTTCGCCATTCTTGACACCTCCAAGGACGAGAGTGTTCCAGAGAGGGTTAAACTTGTTGCGACGGTTGTACATCACTCGGGTCAGATAGTTGTGCACCTCTTTTGGTCCCAAAGAGTTACCATCGTCCCACATGCTATCATTCAACCTGTTTAAAAGGGGGAGGGCTCGTCATGTATTTATGACTTATGAGGAATTGAAAAGGGAAAGATTTTAAAGAAAGGATCAAGCTGAATCTTACACGAGCTCATCAAGATAACGGAGAATCTCCTGAAAGTCACTGATTTCTCCACTGGCACCGAGAAGAGAATGCTTACCAATAGCCTTCATTCTCTCAATGTTCTTGTACCTTAAGGTGGATCCATATGAACCTGCAAAAAATACGCAAAATGAATACATGGAAAAACCAAACATAATATCATGAGCCTATGGGCAAATCAAAGCTTTTAACTAGTacgaaaaaaaatataataatgtcTTGTCAACTTCATCAAGAATCCATAACAATAAACTAGAAATAAAAAGCTTTTAACCAAGGGAAGGGaggccaaaaaaaaacaaaaaaaactgcaaACAACCAAGCTAATAAGAGGTGTAATTCTAAACATCCTGGCTAGGTCTTTCCGGATAATATAAACTACAAGCCTCTTTCAAAACTAACAAGACACAGTGGTATACAAGAATGAGGTgagacaaagaaaaagaaacaaacctcCCATGTCGGAAGCCATTAAAACCCCATCTTTGTACTTGATTGCGACGATCGAAGTCCCAGTAACATATGGGTacctattttttataattaaaaaaattacaaaaatcaaaccctaaaattgaaaaaaaactcaatcGACAACCTAACGTATATATAGTAGGacgagagagagggagagacaGTGTTCTTTGGGAATCAGCTTCTGCGTTCTTCACGGAATCTCCGTTCTCGATCGGAATGGTAAACTGGAAAATCAGAGAAGAAATAATCACCAATTAAATCGggagaaaaagaaaaccaaaacattGAGGATTTGAGATTGGTCGGACTTACAGtcatcttttttcttcttcttcttcgagaGAGAGAGGTTAGCTTCTTTTCTTCTAACAAGATCTGAAAGCTTTTTGATTTtggtcttaaaaaaaaaagagagcttCTGCGATTTCCTTTTCCTCAAGAAACACTGAATAGGCTCCGACCCGGCTCATAATCAAGCCCAATATCATTTAAGGCCCAAGTCAAATATATGTTGTTTTAggctttttaattaaaactctGAGTCCGTCCGTCTCCGAATCTCTCAGTAGTAGTAAATGGCTAGGTCACCGAACAAACACGGCCGCGATCAAGCTCAGGGATTTTTGAATGACTTGCAGGACTGGGAACTTTCACTCAAGGATAAAGACAAGAAAATGAAACACCAACAGTATGGTCCCATGAGCGATTTCTCAACTGCTAACTCAGAGAAGGAACAGGTACTTCTCTTCTCATCTCATCATCAAGCTTATTGCTTAATAAGAgctattttgatattattattattattatattcatcTCTCACTGCCGTGTTTCTCCCTTCCCTTACAGGGGAATGAATATTTCAAGCAGAAGAAGTTCAATGAGGCCATCGATTGTTACTCTAGGAGTATCGCTTTATCACCCAATGCCGTGGCCTTTGCTAATCGAGCCATGGCTTTCCTTAAAATCAAAAGGctagttttttcttttacttggctttttattcatttatgaCTTTTTTTTGAAGGCTCTAATGTTTGTAAATGTTTTAGATATCGAGAGGCTGAAGTAGACTGCACTGAAGC is a genomic window containing:
- the LOC108806584 gene encoding uncharacterized protein LOC108806584, with product MESLGGRGFSNTSSAATTTRKKRSTTLRRPWNERQLQDTSSLPSTPIPDYNENRMEERESDEGSTNGSFQGSSQGHSTGFLVPTIKKDSSDRVAEKNTIKKVKLKLGGGSSKVINAISASDGASDIGLCSAKSSHASLDTTSKADSSKTITYPVRKSNRISKRRGLDDDDDDEEIQFLRKVKMGKVVADVDEDEERDRKHKKLSKVMKQNVEYPLGVGKKDKTRGKAFDEEEEGLSDAEVELGNKSGRAKRREGLSELKTEITVTTRRRSGHSGNLIEFPGGLPPAPPRKRKEDGLEVDQQLKKAEAAQRRKLQVEKAARESEAEAIRKILGQDSSRKKKEDKIKKQQEDKAKEKAADSIARRSDTVKWVMGPSGTIVTFPEKLGLPSIFNSSPQSYPPPRERCAGPECKNAYKYRDSQSNLPLCSLQCYKAMKG
- the LOC108813233 gene encoding proteasome subunit beta type-4, with amino-acid sequence MTFTIPIENGDSVKNAEADSQRTLYPYVTGTSIVAIKYKDGVLMASDMGGSYGSTLRYKNIERMKAIGKHSLLGASGEISDFQEILRYLDELVLNDSMWDDGNSLGPKEVHNYLTRVMYNRRNKFNPLWNTLVLGGVKNGETYLGMVSMIGVSFEDNHVATGFGNHLARPILRDEWHADLSFEDGVKLLEKCMRVLLYRDRSAINKLQIAKITEEGVTVSQPYSLKTFWEFKAFNNPTAGAEGSW